A region of Anticarsia gemmatalis isolate Benzon Research Colony breed Stoneville strain chromosome 10, ilAntGemm2 primary, whole genome shotgun sequence DNA encodes the following proteins:
- the LOC142976262 gene encoding uncharacterized protein LOC142976262 yields MSSTSKSANTYVVKDVKEKANPPKTKKGPSSQKAAPTSAAPKTYTRSLREKVLAKSAQAVSVSSMSHEESETLEAVIERVEALHPLETQMGPQEKVEMWKQGEEDLPPRPIQSEDEEGSMVSASDSILSDVSKLSGHLRSGRKSLLLTTCRGTGIEMDAANKAANTMLLKGKEALEQAGNMKKECKLIALDSLQSLYETVLSLSDSRSRHKYNLEKERSRHAQELVRIERAHSREITKLTEALLQTRQQVEDTHKEAKDIRQWLEFETVEPHRHIAELSKATKELDSKFNKLTDTVQTYCKNDTTGAQLEPLSSKLRGIEANMKQVQEQLDELRRATNKIEEKTSTVGQTLLQHLSREPTQAPPNHPQLEEELKSLSNKLEDLSTKITLAHNTPIAPPRVEIGEHLKPITERLKSVSSDLKTLKEQKEKEAPPPSISLGAEMALAEMMKTQASAKPTYAQAAAKKPPTPPRRPNHSLIISSADKTHTSETIVKTLRSVICPKTTGARVDRVKKVKNQKVILTCNNKEDLAKIKSKIDKSQTLKSEEARTNNPLVIIRDVMAYHTDSELVEHILAQNRQILEGVEVKERIIKVRYRKRARNALECHPVLEVSPPLHKNILEAGKLYIDLQRRPVADQSPLRAPKYPTFAKVAPTSPTPSVDTSTKIKIIQANLQRSQLATAELLQVAQDRGISIALVQEPYVGSTGILKQHPGTRVIQCTLNRRKPNKAAVIVFGDNLEVIHDPQLVTETEAAVLIVAGTLKLGIISLYYEGDQEIEPYINRTKSLIGKLKTTHNIVAGDVNAWSHWWGSSSEDPRGAAYSSFLDQMDLHILNTGDTPTFETNRRGRLYTSIVDVTACSQPLLGKIEDWRVNRSLTTSDHNAITFTLRVEGTLKPLTPQTTRIYNTKKANWSDFTLQLKTSLAEKNITPQTIEGIITPSSLESILESYITTIKDTCDKTIPKVGSNKRNPTPPWWTQSLGQLKQEVLRKKRRIRNAAPIRRQHVIDEYQCAKNIYKTKAEEAQTSSWKEFCKSQEKESMWDGIYRVIRKTARRQDDTLLRNTEGETLSPEDSAELLGKTFYPDDTTNTDSPYHTQLRAITSSNQHRETSHNIPDDPPFTMAELDTVLSTLNPKKAPGPDGLTADICTAAITCGKELFLAIANKCLSLEYFPIPWKKAHVIILRKPGKEDYTHPKSYRPIGLLAVFGKIVEKLMIRRTLWHIQPTLNNNQYGFMPGRGTEDALYNLVDHIREEIKQKKIVLLISLDIEGAFDNAWWPALKHQLGRKKCPNNIYNMIGSYLQDRKITVNYARATYTKGTTKGCVQGSIGGPTFWNIILDSLLHQLTSEGTYCQAFADDVVLLFSDHSSTTIQHQANQTLQSVVEWGQQNKLHFAAHKTSAMVLTKKLKFDPPQIYMSGKAISLVEEVKILGLTINRPLTFTTHVAATCKKAADIYKQLACAAKVTWGLNSEIIRTIYIAVIEPIILYASSVWAPATELNKVQDTLNSIQRGFALKICKAYRTVSLTSALALTGILPIDLRIQEAASFYKTKKGLSQDYIPPGKELEHGTGNLRPLHPSKLPPIKFELLEDMEPHTITTHQITGPQIYTDGSKIEGKTGAALTWWEKGKETHNSIFSLGCFCTVFQAELFALHKAIEMANTSKEPVVNVLSDSRSSLELLQSSTTTSTLATTIKQHIAEATAEGRAIRLFWLRAHAGTPGNERADELAKLGALSKNQHTQPVDYDKVPLSFARRKIREESVRKWQDRYNSSTTGATTKRFLPEVNTAYRFNRETPITPIHVQAFTGHGGIAEYLHRFKLKSSPDCECEEGAIETVWHIILECPRFLAHRTELEIKLGIKLTSTNLPSLLHQKETGRPFLDYIEKIFKVAHRRNSSEEGGASSHPTLNSQPPPLQVTELPPTSNLQTNLTTSITKLLREGQPGAPGLRTRNVVLFMNTNYERLGIGFCYSSGPNRVAISPGVALQLKGSTTKTTIKRKRFDALGELEVAGLHTRVARTNNKTILLFDRIADITQFTQACQLLLTIAQTSDPTTNTPRIISVDSMVIGFDRGQAAEYLGCVEASKHHEVVVYEGRGQNLNFLKTNTQQSAPTPPSPQQPTASSPELSGSEILQQKLEKSLAATKPSIKTTTPIPTYLKFLPATLGAALYRAPQALRQKLLPGRPSISSYNNTNQNPHHPIPQPINQSTAPTNIRTRAQMGQIQAPRLIKVVNKVDHMVNSFIEYVAILQATKTLKTAACKKILELPQYKSEQLVKDMLEEHEATIYNNDTHQVIQGVPMTQHMAAYNATAGIVFLDEIESRQGTTSYQTPPEDPIVVTTKDTKIWLEDRILEKASSLTQEDPYNNWELPTITWVNGVPGCGKTTWIINNFNHQTDIITTTTTESKNELRERISQRQGAEAAERIRTMASILANGVKDQDRSSCSRIIVDEALMNHFGSIIMVVRQLKATQLLLIGDINQLPYIDRDNLFKLHYYRPYHLTPITKELLCTHRCPVDVAYAMQEIYTGVYSSSKVIKSLHISSFRGAEIPKDQPNTLYLTNTQVEKETLKHQGYGKGEGSKVLTVHEAQGLQQPSVIMVRMSTRDIKIYQSVPHAVVALSRHTKSLVYYTDGADDALSTLMKKAIRQTPTEITEYNTKMAILNRDNNIISQLINKIGPHQQTNQ; encoded by the exons ATGTCTTCGACATCAAAATCGGCCAACACATACGTCGTCAAGGACGTCAAAGAAAAGGCCAACCCACCCAAGACCAAAAAGGGCCCAAGCTCCCAAAAGGCAGCACCCACATCAGCCGCCCCCAAAACCTACACTCGCTCACTGAGGGAGAAGGTGCTTGCCAAAAGCGCTCAGGCTGTCTCCGTGAGCTCAATGTCTCATGAAGAGAGCGAGACACTAGAGGCAGTCATCGAGAGAGTGGAAGCCCTACACCCATTAGAGACACAGATGGGACCACAAGAGAAGGTCGAGATGTGGAAACAAGGAGAAGAAGACCTACCACCAAGACCCATACAGTCGGAAGACGAAGAGGGTTCTATGGTCTCCGCATCCGACTCCATTCTCTCAGACGTCTCCAAACTAAGCGGGCACCTGCGATCCGGCAGAAAAAGCCTCCTCCTCACCACCTGCAGAGGCACCGGCATCGAGATGGACGCCGCCAACAAAGCAGCCAACACCATGCTGTTAAAAGGGAAGGAAGCCTTAGAGCAGGCTGGTAACATGAAGAAGGAGTGCAAACTTATAGCACTGGACTCCCTTCAATCCCTATATGAGACAGTGCTCTCACTATCTGACTCCAGGTCAAGACACAAATACAACCTGGAGAAAGAGAGATCGCGCCACGCACAAGAGCTGGTGCGCATCGAGAGGGCCCACAGCAGGGAGATTACCAAGCTTACCGAGGCACTGCTCCAAACCCGACAACAGGTGGAGGACACTCACAAGGAGGCAAAAGACATAAGGCAGTGGCTAGAGTTCGAAACAGTCGAACCGCACAGACACATTGCCGAACTGTCCAAAGCCACCAAGGAGCTGGACTCAAAATTCAACAAACTGACTGACACAGTACAAACGTACTGTAAAAACGACACCACTGGCGCCCAGCTGGAGCCCCTCAGCAGCAAGCTTCGAGGCATAGAAGCTAACATGAAACAAGTCCAAGAACAGCTGGACGAGCTGAGGAGGGCCACAAACAAAATCGAGGAGAAAACCTCGACAGTCGGCCAAACACTGCTACAACATCTAAGCAGGGAACCAACACAGGCACCACCAAATCACCCACAACTTGAGGAGGAACTCAAGTCCCTCTCCAATAAACTAGAGGACTTGTCAACAAAAATCACCCTCGCCCACAACACTCCTATAGCACCACCAAGAGTGGAAATCGGCGAACACCTCAAGCCGATCACCGAGAGGCTGAAATCAGTGTCCTCGGACCTCAAGACCCTCAAGGAGCAAAAGGAGAAGGAGGCACCACCACCCAGCATCAGCCTAGGAGCAGAGATGGCACTGGCGGAGATGATGAAGACACAGGCAAGCGCAAAACCTACATACGCGCAAGCCGCAGCTAAAAAGCCACCAACCCCACCAAGGAGGCCAAACCACAGTCTCATAATCTCGTCAGCTGACAAAACCCACACCAGCGAGACAATAGTCAAGACACTTCGCTCGGTAATCTGCCCTAAAACCACTGGAGCAAGAGTGGACAGggtgaaaaaagtaaaaaaccaaAAGGTTATTTTGACCTGCAACAACAAGGAGGATCTGGCTAAAATAAAGTCGAAGATCGACAAAAGCCAAACACTTAAGTCGGAGGAAGCCAGGACCAACAACCCCCTCGTCATCATCAGGGATGTCATGGCCTACCACACAGACTCCGAACTAGTGGAGCACATCCTGGCTCAAAATCGCCAGATTCTCGAGGGAGTCGAGGTAAAGGAGCGCATCATCAAGGTGCGCTACAGGAAGAGGGCCCGAAACGCCCTGGAGTGCCACCCAGTGCTGGAAGTCTCCCCCCCCCTTCACAAAAACATCTTAGAGGCGGGAAAACTCTACATTGACCTCCAAAGGAGACCAGTGGCTGACCAGTCCCCTTTG CGCGCTCCAAAATATCCTACCTTTGCTAAGGTGGCCCCAACCTCACCCACTCCATCAGTGGACACATCcactaaaatcaaaatcatcCAAGCCAACCTCCAACGGTCACAACTGGCAACTGCCGAGCTGCTACAAGTGGCACAGGATCGGGGAATCTCGATAGCCCTAGTACAGGAACCCTACGTAGGTAGTACAGGCATCCTAAAACAACACCCAGGCACAAGAGTCATCCAGTGCACCCTGAACCGCAGAAAACCAAACAAAGCAGCAGTCATCGTCTTCGGCGACAACCTGGAGGTTATTCATGACCCCCAACTAGTCACTGAGACGGAAGCGGCAGTTTTGATCGTGGCAGGAACACTCAAGCTTGGAATAATCTCACTATATTATGAGGGAGACCAAGAAATTGAGCCCTACATCAACCGCACCAAAAGCCTTATAGGCAAACTTAAAACAACACACAACATCGTCGCGGGAGATGTCAACGCCTGGAGTCACTGGTGGGGAAGCTCTTCTGAAGACCCAAGAGGAGCAGCCTACAGTTCATTCCTTGACCAGATGGACCTACACATCCTGAACACAGGAGACACACCAACCTTCGAAACCAACAGGAGAGGCAGACTCTACACCAGCATAGTCGACGTGACAGCCTGTAGCCAGCCACTCCTAGGCAAAATAGAAGATTGGAGAGTCAATAGAAGTCTCACAACTTCAGACCACAACGCCATCACCTTCACACTGCGAGTAGAGGGGACCCTTAAACCCTTAACCCCTCAAACAACTCGCATCTACAACACCAAGAAGGCAAATTGGTCAGACTTCACACTCCAACTCAAAACCAGCCTGGCGGAGAAAAACATCACTCCACAAACAATTGAAGGCATCATCACACCATCATCTCTTGAGTCCATACTGGAATCCTACATCACAACCATCAAAGACACTTGTGATAAAACAATACCAAAAGTAGGATCCAACAAAAGGAACCCAACACCACCGTGGTGGACACAGTCTCTGGGACAACTTAAACAAGAAGTCCTCAGGAAAAAGAGACGCATCCGCAACGCGGCACCCATCAGGCGACAGCACGTCATCGACGAGTACCAGTGCGCCAAAAACATCTACAAAACCAAAGCCGAAGAGGCACAAACTTCCAGTTGGAAGGAATTCTGTAAGTCACAGGAGAAAGAGAGCATGTGGGACGGCATCTACAGAGTCATCAGGAAAACCGCGAGGCGTCAGGACGACACCCTCCTCCGGAACACCGAAGGAGAAACACTCAGCCCGGAAGACTCCGCGGAACTCCTTGGTAAAACATTCTACCCAGATGACACCACAAACACCGACTCCCCATACCACACTCAACTCCGAGCAATCACCAGCAGCAACCAACACCGGGAAACCTCCCACAACATACCAGATGATCCGCCATTCACAATGGCGGAACTGGACACTGTGCTTTCTACACTAAACCCAAAGAAAGCCCCTGGTCCAGATGGCCTCACAGCCGACATCTGCACAGCAGCCATCACATGCGGTAAGGAACTGTTCTTGGCGATAGCAAACAAGTGCTTGTCGCTAGAATACTTCCCAATCCCGTGGAAAAAGGCCCACGTAATCATCCTTAGGAAACCCGGCAAGGAAGACTACACCCACCCAAAGTCCTACAGACCCATAGGCCTCCTAGCAGTTTTCGGCAAAATTGTCGAGAAACTCATGATAAGGAGAACCCTATGGCACATCCAACCAACACTCAACAACAACCAGTATGGTTTCATGCCCGGGCGCGGGACAGAGGACGCCCTCTACAACCTAGTGGATCACATCAGAGAGGAAATCAAGCAAAAGAAGATAGTACTCCTAATCTCACTGGACATAGAAGGGGCGTTCGACAACGCGTGGTGGCCAGCACTTAAACACCAACTGGGAAGGAAGAAGTGCCCAAACAACATATACAACATGATCGGCTCTTATCTACAAGACCGAAAAATCACAGTCAACTATGCTAGGGCAACCTACACAAAAGGCACCACCAAGGGATGTGTCCAAGGCTCCATCGGAGGACCCACATTCTGGAACATCATCCTGGACTCGCTACTCCACCAACTCACCAGCGAGGGTACCTACTGCCAAGCATTTGCTGACGACGTGGTCCTACTATTCTCAGACCACTCCTCAACCACCATCCAACATCAAGCAAACCAAACCCTGCAATCAGTAGTGGAATGGGgtcaacaaaacaaacttcaCTTCGCCGCGCACAAGACCAGCGCCATGGTTCTAACCAAGAAGCTCAAGTTTGACCCCCCCCAAATCTACATGTCAGGTAAGGCCATCAGCTTAGTGGAAGAGGTCAAAATTCTAGGTCTCACCATCAACCGCCCCCTAACCTTCACCACACATGTAGCCGCCACTTGTAAAAAAGCGGCGGACATCTACAAACAACTAGCGTGTGCAGCAAAGGTAACCTGGGGCCTCAACAGCGAGATCATCAGGACCATCTACATCGCGGTCATAGAGCCGATCATCCTGTACGCCTCAAGCGTATGGGCTCCGGCAACTGAGCTCAACAAGGTACAAGATACCCTCAACTCCATCCAAAGAGGCTTTGCCCTCAAAATCTGCAAGGCCTACAGGACAGTGTCACTGACATCAGCCCTCGCCCTAACAGGAATCCTACCTATAGATCTTAGGATCCAAGAGGCAGCCAGCTTCTACAAAACCAAAAAGGGTCTTAGCCAAGACTACATACCACCGGgaaaggagctggaacatgggACCGGCAATCTTCGCCCACTCCACCCATCCAAACTTCCACCAATTAAGTTTGAGCTCCTGGAGGACATGGAACCCCACACCATCACCACCCACCAAATCACCGGCCCTCAAATCTACACCGACGGCAGCAAAATTGAGGGAAAAACCGGAGCAGCCCTAACATGGTGGGAAAAAGGTAAAGAAACCCATAACTCCATTTTCAGTCTTGGCTGCTTCTGCACCGTGTTCCAGGCCGAACTATTCGCCCTTCACAAGGCAATAGAAATGGCAAATACCAGCAAGGAGCCAGTGGTGAACGTCCTGAGCGACTCCAGATCATCACTGGAGCTGCTACAATCATCAACCACCACCAGCACCCTAGCTACCACCATCAAACAACACATAGCAGAGGCAACAGCCGAAGGGAGAGCAATCAGGCTCTTCTGGCTAAGGGCCCATGCTGGCACTCCAGGTAACGAGAGAGCAGACGAGCTAGCAAAGCTAGGAGCTCTGTCCAAAAACCAACATACACAACCAGTGGATTATGACAAAGTCCCACTGTCCTTCGCCAGGAGGAAAATCCGAGAGGAATCCGTCCGGAAATGGCAGGACAGATACAACTCATCAACCACAGGAGCTACCACAAAAAGGTTTCTTCCAGAGGTCAACACAGCCTACCGGTTCAACAGGGAAACACCAATAACACCAATCCACGTGCAAGCCTTCACAGGCCACGGCGGCATAGCGGAGTACCTACACCGGTTTAAACTAAAATCGAGCCCAGACTGCGAATGCGAAGAGGGAGCAATAGAGACAGTATGGCATATCATACTAGAATGTCCACGCTTCCTAGCACATCGCACTGAGCTCGAGATTAAACTCGGCATCAAATTAACATCTACAAACCTCCCATCACTTCTTCACCAGAAGGAAACAGGAAGACCCTTTTTGGACTACATCGAGAAGATCTTCAAGGTAGCCCACAGGAGGAACAGTAGTGAGGAAGGAGGCGCATCGTCGCACCCCACACTAAACTCTCAACCACCACCACTACAGGTCACGGAGTTACCACCAACCTCCAACCTTCAAACTAATTTAACAACATCCATAACCAAACTGCTGAGAGAGGGACAACCGGGAGCCCCCGGCCTGAGAACCAGGAATGTGGTACTCTTCATGAACACCAATTATGAGCGTCTGGGGATAGGCTTCTGCTACTCCTCAGGCCCCAACAGAGTCGCCATATCACCTGGGGTAGCCCTACAACTAAAAGGCAGCACCACTAAAACTACCATCAAAAGGAAAAGGTTCGACGCCCTAGGAGAACTGGAAGTCGCGGGTCTACACACAAGAGTAGCCCGCACCAACAACAAAACCATCCTGCTATTCGACAGAATAGCAGACATCACCCAGTTCACCCAAGCGTGTCAGCTGCTACTAACAATAGCTCAAACCAGTGACCCAACCACCAACACACCGCGCATCATCAGCGTGGACTCGATGGTCATTGGCTTTGACAGAGGACAGGCAGCGGAGTACCTTGGCTGTGTAGAGGCCTCCAAACACCACGAGGTCGTGGTCTACGAAGGTAGGGGACAAAACCTCAACTTTCTCAAGACCAACACACAGCAATCTGCACCAACACCTCCATCACCACAACAACCAACAGCTTCATCTCCAGAGCTCAGCGGCTCGGAGATACTTCAGCAGAAGCTGGAAAAGAGCTTAGCAGCAACAAAACCCTCCATCAAAACAACAACTCCCATACCAACCTACCTTAAATTCCTCCCAGCAACACTGGGAGCAGCCCTCTATAGAGCACCACAGGCCCTCCGCCAAAAATTACTCCCAGGAAGACCTTCTATCTCGTCTTACAACAACACTAATCAAAACCCCCATCATCCCATTCCACAACCAATCAACCAATCAACAGCCCCCACCAACATCAGGACCAGGGCACAAATGGGACAAATCCAGGCGCCAAGACTCATAAAGGTCGTCAACAAAGTGGACCACATGGTCAACTCCTTCATCGAGTATGTGGCCATCCTTCAAGCCACAAAAACCCTCAAAACAGCAGCTTGCAAAAAAATACTGGAACTACCCCAGTACAAAAGCGAGCAGCTGGTGAAGGACATGCTCGAGGAACATGAGGCCACCATCTACAATAATGACACCCACCAAGTCATACAAGGAGTCCCTATGACCCAACACATGGCAGCATACAACGCCACAGCGGGCATAGTCTTCTTAGACGAAATTGAGTCTAGGCAAGGCACAACATCCTACCAAACCCCACCCGAGGACCCCATCGTGGTAACAACCAAAGATACAAAGATCTGGCTCGAGGATAGGATCCTGGAGAAAGCCAGCTCTTTAACACAGGAGGATCCATACAACAACTGGGAACTACCAACCATCACTTGGGTCAACGGAGTTCCAGGGTGCGGTAAAACCACCTGGATCATCAACAATTTCAACCATCAAACAGACATCATCACCACCACAACAACAGAGTCAAAAAATGAGTTGAGGGAGAGGATTAGTCAACGGCAAGGAGCAGAGGCAGCGGAGAGGATTCGCACAATGGCCTCCATTCTCGCGAATGGAGTAAAGGACCAGGACCGGAGCAGTTGCAGCCGCATCATAGTTGATGAGGCTCTAATGAACCACTTCGGCTCAATCATCATGGTCGTGCGCCAACTCAAAGCCACCCAATTACTACTCATCGGGGACATCAACCAACTTCCCTACATCGACCGTGACAACCTCTTCAAACTACATTACTACAGACCATATCATCTAACACCTATCACAAAGGAGCTGCTGTGCACACACAGGTGTCCTGTAGACGTGGCATACGCCATGCAGGAAATCTACACAGGTGTGTACTCCTCAAGTAAGGTCATAAAGTCCTTACACATCTCCAGCTTCAGAGGAGCAGAGATCCCCAAAGACCAACCAAATACTCTCTACCTAACAAACACTCAGGTAGAGAAGGAAACCCTAAAACACCAGGGATATGGTAAGGGTGAGGGATCAAAAGTCCTAACTGTCCATGAGGCTCAAGGACTACAGCAGCCATCTGTCATCATGGTGAGGATGTCTACAAGAGACATTAAAATCTACCAGAGTGTCCCACATGCAGTGGTGGCGCTCTCAAGGCACACCAAATCACTCGTATACTACACCGACGGGGCAGACGACGCACTCAGTACTCTCATGAAGAAAGCCATCCGGCAGACTCCTACCGAGATTACTGAGTACAACACCAAAATGGCCATCTTAAACAGGGATAATAATATCATCTCCcagttaattaacaaaattggaCCACATcaacaaacaaatcaataa